A genomic stretch from Alloyangia pacifica includes:
- a CDS encoding TRAP transporter permease, with the protein MPQAAWQRAVWIGLAALVVVFHLGLVFSGLVPNLVSRPLHMAVILPWVFLFGATGRWQVISGVVLTVLGVGAAGWIALNHEMLGDQYGFLESNFQIGVAAVLLLCVIEAARRAIGWPLPLVAVIALAYALLGQHIPGEFGHAGTPIQSFLGTMTIAEGGIWGSLTAVSVGVVSIFVIFGAVLNAGEAGQGFMNVAAAAAGRLTGGAAKVSVLSSALFGSISGSASANVASTGAITLPAMSRLGYPKRLAAGVEAVASSGGQIMPPLMGAGAFVMVELTGTPYTQIMGAAILPAILYFWAVWVGINAYATRFELKGIRDEDRPAKRDVVITALFFLVPFTVLMIGMFGVGYTPQYAACLAILAGALLLLTNARLTFDPRQTAERVTEALLNSAKQVAMIAAIILCASIVIGVLGVTGLGVKITSLILSGSGGLLWPSLILTALACLVLGMEVPTTAAYVICVSIAGPALTQLGLAPLQAHLFVFWFALLSTITPPVCGAVFIAAGMIGENWVKVAGTAMALGIGLYIIPLGMIANPGILKLTTAPALALFAFVRIGLGLALISHGLIGRRPAFVRALCIVLGLAIVFGGILLQPML; encoded by the coding sequence ATGCCACAAGCGGCATGGCAGCGGGCGGTGTGGATCGGGCTGGCGGCGCTGGTCGTGGTCTTTCACCTCGGGCTGGTGTTCTCGGGGCTCGTGCCCAATCTCGTCAGCCGGCCGCTGCACATGGCGGTGATCCTGCCCTGGGTCTTCCTCTTCGGCGCAACCGGACGTTGGCAGGTGATCTCGGGCGTGGTGCTGACCGTTCTGGGCGTCGGTGCCGCGGGCTGGATCGCGCTCAACCACGAGATGCTGGGCGACCAGTACGGGTTCCTCGAGAGCAATTTCCAGATCGGCGTCGCGGCGGTGCTGCTGCTCTGCGTGATCGAGGCGGCGCGGCGGGCCATCGGCTGGCCGCTGCCGCTGGTCGCGGTGATCGCGCTCGCCTATGCGCTTCTCGGCCAGCACATCCCGGGCGAATTCGGCCACGCCGGCACGCCGATCCAGAGCTTCCTCGGCACGATGACCATCGCCGAGGGCGGGATCTGGGGATCACTCACCGCGGTCTCCGTCGGCGTGGTGTCGATCTTCGTGATCTTCGGCGCTGTCCTCAATGCCGGAGAGGCGGGGCAGGGCTTCATGAACGTTGCCGCCGCCGCGGCGGGGCGGCTGACCGGCGGCGCGGCCAAGGTTTCCGTGCTCAGCTCGGCCCTCTTCGGTTCGATCTCGGGCTCGGCCAGCGCCAATGTCGCCTCCACCGGCGCGATCACCCTGCCGGCAATGAGCCGGCTCGGCTACCCCAAGCGGCTGGCCGCCGGGGTCGAGGCAGTGGCCTCCTCGGGCGGGCAGATCATGCCGCCGCTGATGGGGGCAGGAGCCTTCGTCATGGTCGAGCTGACCGGCACCCCCTACACGCAGATCATGGGCGCGGCGATCCTGCCGGCGATCCTCTATTTCTGGGCGGTCTGGGTCGGCATCAACGCCTATGCCACGCGCTTCGAGCTCAAGGGCATCCGTGACGAGGACCGCCCGGCGAAGCGCGACGTGGTGATCACCGCGCTGTTCTTCCTCGTGCCCTTCACCGTGCTGATGATCGGCATGTTCGGAGTTGGCTACACGCCGCAATACGCCGCCTGCCTCGCGATCCTCGCGGGCGCGCTGCTGCTGCTGACCAATGCTCGGCTGACCTTCGACCCGCGCCAGACTGCGGAGCGCGTCACCGAGGCGCTGCTCAACTCGGCCAAGCAGGTTGCGATGATCGCCGCGATCATCCTCTGCGCTTCGATCGTGATCGGCGTGCTCGGGGTGACGGGCCTCGGGGTCAAGATCACCTCGCTGATCCTGTCGGGCTCGGGCGGCCTGCTCTGGCCATCGCTGATCCTCACCGCGCTGGCCTGCCTCGTGCTGGGCATGGAGGTGCCGACCACCGCGGCCTATGTGATCTGCGTCTCGATCGCGGGACCGGCGCTGACCCAGCTCGGCCTCGCGCCGCTGCAGGCGCATCTCTTCGTCTTCTGGTTTGCGCTGCTGTCGACGATCACGCCGCCGGTCTGCGGCGCGGTGTTCATCGCGGCGGGGATGATCGGCGAGAACTGGGTGAAGGTGGCGGGCACCGCCATGGCGCTGGGGATCGGGCTCTACATCATCCCGCTCGGCATGATCGCCAACCCGGGCATCCTCAAGCTGACCACGGCCCCGGCGCTGGCGCTCTTTGCCTTCGTCCGGATCGGCCTTGGCCTGGCACTTATCTCCCACGGGCTGATCGGACGGCGCCCGGCATTTGTCAGGGCACTCTGCATCGTCTTGGGACTTGCTATCGTCTTCGGCGGAATCCTGCTTCAACCTATGCTTTAG
- a CDS encoding autoinducer binding domain-containing protein has product MVSTRYAKLLIDTADTLAGAQSAQDSWDAAVRIGRRIGATDLNCGAIMRDSRELAWLRSSMDMRWLRHYHQARFHEVDPVLAACKAGVMRQFVDVSERYRRSGGTRQRDLYGCLMDFEYRYLLTQTWIVGASERTIVLGCASDPKDLYGRGTARAFRAISAMLNDAILPPGEETAQEWICESPWAQLSARERDVLGYLAHGLRLHEVAERFTITEQEAARHLLSACRTLGVAAPEQALSMAMARGLLSL; this is encoded by the coding sequence ATGGTTTCGACTCGTTACGCGAAGCTGTTGATCGACACGGCTGACACCCTTGCAGGGGCGCAAAGCGCGCAGGACTCCTGGGATGCGGCGGTGCGGATCGGGCGCAGGATCGGGGCCACGGACCTCAATTGCGGCGCGATCATGCGCGACTCGCGCGAGTTGGCGTGGCTGCGTAGTTCCATGGATATGCGCTGGCTGCGGCACTACCATCAGGCCCGTTTCCACGAAGTCGATCCCGTCCTGGCCGCCTGCAAGGCGGGCGTCATGAGGCAATTCGTCGATGTCTCGGAGAGGTACCGCCGGTCGGGCGGCACGCGTCAGCGCGATCTGTATGGTTGCCTGATGGACTTCGAGTACCGTTATCTGCTCACCCAGACCTGGATCGTCGGTGCCAGCGAGCGCACCATCGTGCTTGGTTGCGCCAGCGACCCGAAGGATTTGTACGGTCGGGGAACGGCGCGGGCGTTCCGCGCGATCTCGGCGATGCTCAACGACGCGATCCTGCCGCCGGGCGAGGAGACCGCCCAGGAATGGATCTGCGAGTCGCCCTGGGCGCAGCTGAGCGCGCGGGAGCGCGACGTGCTTGGCTATCTTGCGCACGGGCTGCGGCTGCATGAGGTGGCGGAGCGCTTCACGATCACCGAGCAAGAGGCCGCCCGCCACCTGCTCAGCGCCTGCAGGACGCTGGGCGTCGCCGCGCCGGAGCAGGCGCTGTCAATGGCCATGGCGCGGGGCTTGCTCTCGCTCTGA
- a CDS encoding energy transducer TonB family protein: MIASSRKVKLAAAMLALSAHGGALLAVMPPKMQAEMEGMAGGSDLALGTDFADMAVGTISADPVEETAETVEPDQPEPIQPQRIEQAQPVAPLTAPVPPREAELTAALPVVPPLEAEPVLPVAPVAPVEPEDQPEPELLEAQPPQTVDTPEPEIADPAKPEPETLTAEASEPETLAAEEPEPEDVTETAPEQSARPKLRTPDVAQRAREPEPQPQRKPEPAPEPRRQAARPQGNAEQNATAGAATGRAGGSSATAGNGGKAQEAGNAAVSNYPGLVMRKLSRVPRPRVNARGAAVIAFKVSGNGGLVGASVARSSGSATLDQAALRVVRSASPFPAPPAGAQTSFTIQIKGR; this comes from the coding sequence ATGATCGCATCCTCGCGCAAGGTGAAGCTGGCCGCCGCAATGCTGGCGCTTTCTGCTCATGGCGGCGCCTTGCTGGCGGTGATGCCGCCGAAGATGCAGGCCGAGATGGAGGGCATGGCCGGTGGCAGCGACCTCGCCCTCGGCACGGACTTCGCCGACATGGCCGTGGGCACGATCAGCGCCGATCCGGTCGAGGAGACTGCCGAGACGGTCGAGCCTGACCAGCCGGAGCCGATCCAACCGCAGCGGATCGAACAGGCGCAGCCCGTTGCCCCTCTGACCGCACCCGTGCCCCCTCGCGAGGCCGAGCTGACCGCCGCCCTGCCCGTGGTTCCCCCGCTCGAGGCCGAGCCGGTGCTGCCAGTCGCGCCGGTGGCACCGGTCGAGCCCGAGGACCAGCCCGAGCCTGAGCTTCTGGAGGCGCAGCCGCCGCAGACAGTAGATACGCCCGAACCGGAGATCGCCGATCCCGCCAAGCCCGAGCCGGAAACGCTCACCGCCGAGGCCTCGGAACCCGAGACGCTCGCCGCCGAAGAGCCCGAGCCCGAAGATGTCACCGAGACCGCGCCGGAGCAGTCCGCGCGTCCGAAACTGCGCACACCCGATGTCGCGCAACGCGCGCGGGAGCCCGAACCGCAGCCCCAACGCAAGCCCGAGCCAGCCCCCGAGCCGCGCCGTCAGGCCGCGCGTCCGCAGGGCAATGCCGAGCAGAACGCCACCGCCGGGGCCGCGACCGGTCGCGCCGGAGGCAGCTCGGCCACCGCGGGCAACGGCGGCAAGGCGCAGGAGGCCGGCAATGCCGCCGTCAGCAATTACCCCGGGCTGGTGATGCGCAAGCTCTCGCGGGTGCCGCGGCCCCGGGTGAATGCGCGCGGCGCGGCCGTCATCGCCTTCAAGGTCTCCGGCAACGGCGGTCTTGTGGGAGCCTCGGTGGCGCGCAGCTCCGGCTCGGCGACGCTGGACCAGGCAGCTTTGCGTGTCGTGCGCAGCGCCTCGCCCTTCCCCGCGCCACCGGCGGGGGCGCAGACGAGCTTCACGATCCAGATCAAGGGACGGTGA
- a CDS encoding ExbD/TolR family protein encodes MRRRKQKSEREPTIALINIVFLMLVFFLVAGTVARPLDPALNLVHTADLEGAAPADALVINADGSMSVRGEAIEAPEAFLEALGDEAMTLARLVPDRDLPAARLVEIGRALRAAGAEKVMIVTERGLE; translated from the coding sequence ATGCGCCGCAGGAAACAGAAATCCGAGCGCGAACCAACGATCGCGCTGATCAACATCGTCTTCCTGATGCTGGTCTTCTTCCTCGTCGCCGGCACCGTCGCGCGGCCGCTCGACCCGGCGCTGAACCTCGTGCACACCGCCGATCTCGAAGGCGCCGCGCCCGCCGACGCGCTGGTGATCAACGCCGATGGCAGCATGTCCGTCCGCGGCGAGGCGATCGAGGCGCCCGAGGCCTTCCTCGAAGCGCTCGGCGACGAGGCGATGACGCTCGCGCGCCTCGTGCCCGACCGCGACTTGCCCGCCGCAAGGCTGGTGGAGATCGGCCGTGCCCTGCGTGCCGCCGGGGCCGAGAAGGTGATGATCGTCACCGAAAGGGGGCTTGAATGA
- a CDS encoding biopolymer transporter ExbD encodes MTSLIDVIFLLLLFFMLTSTFTRFAEVELAAAGSGATAADTRPLFLQLGPETVRLNGAEMTLEELPAKLGETRGEVAEDTPPQPLIVALRGEVSSQRLTDLLVALRGVSGFRAAVLGAS; translated from the coding sequence ATGACCTCGCTCATCGACGTGATCTTCCTGCTGCTGCTCTTCTTCATGCTGACCTCGACCTTTACGCGCTTCGCCGAGGTGGAACTCGCCGCCGCCGGATCCGGGGCCACCGCCGCGGACACCCGCCCGCTGTTCCTACAGCTTGGGCCCGAGACGGTCCGGCTCAACGGCGCCGAGATGACCCTCGAGGAGCTTCCGGCCAAGCTGGGCGAGACGCGGGGCGAGGTCGCCGAGGACACACCCCCGCAGCCGCTCATCGTGGCGCTGCGCGGCGAGGTCTCATCGCAACGGCTGACGGATCTGCTGGTGGCCCTGCGCGGCGTCAGCGGCTTCCGCGCCGCGGTTCTGGGAGCATCGTGA
- a CDS encoding MotA/TolQ/ExbB proton channel family protein → MIDTILDGLRRIADLGGPVVLLLVAISLLTLAVVLYKLWQFAASGVGRHAALREAVDAWDRGDRAGAREALNRSRSYLRPVIDMAMSGQTDPARLEAEAETRFARLEKGFRLLDSVSQLAPLLGLFGTVLGMISAFQSLQDAGSQVDPSILAGGIWVALLTTAVGLVVAMPTAVILSWFEARMESERVLAERAVHTILSPTGSTAKARLAEGAARHA, encoded by the coding sequence ATGATCGATACGATCCTGGACGGCCTGCGCCGCATCGCCGACCTCGGCGGACCGGTGGTTCTGCTGCTGGTCGCCATCTCGCTGCTGACGCTGGCGGTGGTGCTCTACAAGCTCTGGCAGTTCGCTGCCTCGGGCGTCGGCCGCCACGCAGCGCTGCGCGAGGCGGTCGACGCCTGGGACCGCGGCGACCGCGCCGGCGCGCGCGAGGCGCTGAACCGCTCGCGCTCCTACCTGCGCCCGGTGATCGATATGGCCATGTCCGGCCAGACCGACCCGGCACGGCTCGAAGCCGAGGCCGAGACCCGTTTCGCCCGGCTCGAAAAAGGGTTCCGCCTGCTCGACTCGGTGTCGCAGTTGGCACCGCTGCTGGGTCTCTTCGGAACCGTGCTCGGGATGATCTCGGCCTTCCAGTCGTTGCAGGACGCGGGCAGCCAGGTCGACCCGTCGATCCTTGCGGGCGGCATCTGGGTGGCGCTGCTGACCACGGCGGTCGGCCTCGTCGTCGCCATGCCCACCGCCGTGATCCTGAGCTGGTTCGAGGCGCGCATGGAATCTGAGCGCGTGCTGGCCGAGCGCGCGGTGCACACCATCCTGTCGCCCACCGGCAGCACCGCCAAGGCGCGGCTGGCCGAGGGTGCCGCACGCCATGCGTAA
- a CDS encoding DMT family transporter, producing the protein MAARIPPAAEPRRPHPFEILAALCAGSLLTLMLLSNGMMAAHTTPIFASLTAHGVGTMVAVVLLLLFRLRKPAQSRVSVGRAPLWAYLGGISGALTVVVSTVVVNSSLALTGTMALGLAGQVLLALLFDATGALGLERRLPRRNDLLALAAIVGGTLLIIFARGGAA; encoded by the coding sequence ATGGCTGCCCGTATACCTCCCGCCGCAGAGCCGCGCCGGCCGCACCCTTTCGAGATCCTTGCCGCCCTCTGCGCCGGAAGCTTGCTGACGCTCATGCTGCTCAGCAACGGCATGATGGCCGCGCATACGACGCCGATCTTTGCCTCGCTGACCGCCCATGGCGTCGGCACGATGGTGGCTGTGGTGCTGCTCCTGCTGTTCCGGCTCCGCAAGCCGGCACAGTCACGCGTGTCTGTGGGTCGGGCGCCGCTCTGGGCGTATCTCGGCGGCATCTCAGGCGCGCTGACGGTGGTCGTCTCGACGGTGGTGGTGAACTCGTCCTTGGCGCTGACCGGTACGATGGCGCTGGGGCTCGCCGGTCAGGTGCTGCTGGCGCTGCTCTTCGACGCCACCGGCGCGCTGGGGCTCGAGCGGCGGCTGCCGCGGCGAAATGACTTGCTGGCTCTGGCGGCGATCGTCGGGGGCACGCTGTTGATCATCTTCGCACGGGGGGGCGCGGCATGA
- a CDS encoding DMT family transporter produces MIWMILLGLCSGMLVALSRQLNGRLALSTSAMQSSFWNHLVGFAVLVPCALIAGSFWPAEAASAHWFAWVGGAIGVVFVASGSWLIPRLGAALTGGLLVAGQMLSSVALDLLRGVEAVLWMQLAGVALILVGVYLSRRG; encoded by the coding sequence ATGATCTGGATGATCCTTCTCGGCCTCTGCTCGGGCATGCTGGTGGCGCTGTCGCGCCAGCTCAACGGGCGGCTCGCGCTCTCGACCTCGGCCATGCAGTCGTCGTTCTGGAACCACCTTGTCGGCTTCGCGGTGCTTGTGCCCTGCGCGCTGATCGCGGGGAGCTTCTGGCCCGCCGAGGCGGCCTCCGCCCATTGGTTCGCCTGGGTGGGCGGGGCAATCGGTGTGGTCTTCGTGGCCAGCGGCAGCTGGCTCATCCCGCGGCTCGGTGCGGCGCTGACCGGCGGTCTGTTGGTCGCCGGGCAGATGCTTTCCAGCGTCGCTCTGGATCTGCTGCGCGGGGTCGAGGCGGTGCTCTGGATGCAGCTCGCCGGGGTCGCCCTGATCCTGGTGGGGGTCTACCTGAGCCGGAGAGGCTGA
- a CDS encoding (2,3-dihydroxybenzoyl)adenylate synthase codes for MSIPQQIWPEDFAKRYVDKGYWQGETFGQMLDRLEATHGARLALVAGEARWSYAELARRARIAAEGFAGLGLVPGERVLVQLPNRAEFLVAVFGLFYAGLVPVYALPAHRETEVLHLAAKSGARAYVVADRHDGFDYLPMARKVLAEIDSVVHVIVAGEAAEFTALGSLGDQGLAAPVARDPRAVAFLQISGGSTGLPKLIPRTHDDYLYSVRASAEICGLSADSVYLCALPAAHNFPMSSPGYLGTLHAGGTVVMSPNPQPEVAFRLIAEHGVTITGLVPPLALLWMQAAPRSKHDLSSLEVLGVGGAKFIPEAAARVRPLLGCTLQQVFGMAEGLVNYTRLDDPEEIIINTQGRPISADDEVLVLDDAGNPVPEGEPGNLYTRGPYTIRGYHEEPSANARSFTADGFYRTGDVVRRLPGGYLEVRGRAGDHINRAGEKISAEEVEDHLIAHEAVFDAAVVSVPDRFLGEKTCAFVVRSDAVEVQSKDLKAFVRSRGIAEFKVPDQIVFVPAFETTAVGKVSRKALRAALKDKYLEKGETA; via the coding sequence ATGAGCATCCCCCAGCAGATTTGGCCCGAAGACTTCGCGAAACGCTATGTGGACAAGGGCTATTGGCAGGGGGAGACCTTCGGTCAGATGCTGGACCGGCTGGAGGCGACTCACGGCGCGCGCCTTGCGCTGGTCGCCGGTGAGGCCCGCTGGAGCTACGCCGAGCTGGCCCGCCGCGCCCGCATCGCTGCCGAGGGCTTCGCAGGTCTGGGGCTGGTGCCGGGCGAGCGCGTGCTTGTGCAGCTGCCGAACCGCGCCGAATTCCTCGTCGCGGTCTTCGGCCTTTTCTACGCCGGGCTGGTGCCAGTCTACGCGCTCCCCGCGCACCGCGAGACCGAAGTGCTGCACCTTGCCGCCAAGTCCGGCGCCCGCGCTTATGTGGTTGCCGACCGGCACGACGGTTTCGACTACTTGCCGATGGCGCGCAAGGTGCTGGCCGAGATCGACAGCGTCGTGCATGTGATCGTGGCGGGTGAGGCCGCAGAGTTCACCGCCCTCGGCAGTCTCGGCGACCAGGGGCTCGCCGCCCCGGTCGCGCGCGATCCGCGCGCGGTCGCCTTCCTGCAGATCTCCGGCGGTTCCACCGGCCTGCCGAAGCTGATCCCCCGCACTCACGACGACTATCTCTACAGCGTCCGCGCCTCGGCCGAGATTTGCGGGCTGAGCGCCGACAGCGTCTACCTGTGCGCGCTGCCCGCCGCGCACAACTTTCCGATGAGCTCTCCAGGCTATCTCGGCACCCTGCACGCGGGCGGCACGGTGGTGATGAGCCCCAACCCGCAGCCCGAGGTCGCCTTCAGGCTGATCGCCGAGCATGGCGTCACGATCACCGGCCTCGTGCCGCCCCTCGCGCTCCTGTGGATGCAGGCCGCGCCGCGCAGCAAGCACGACCTTTCGAGCCTTGAGGTGCTGGGCGTCGGCGGCGCGAAATTCATCCCCGAGGCGGCGGCGAGGGTGCGACCCTTGCTTGGCTGCACGCTGCAGCAGGTCTTCGGCATGGCCGAGGGGCTGGTGAACTACACCCGGCTCGACGATCCCGAAGAGATCATCATCAATACTCAGGGCCGGCCGATCAGCGCCGACGACGAAGTTCTGGTGCTTGACGACGCAGGCAATCCGGTCCCCGAGGGCGAACCCGGCAACCTTTACACCCGAGGGCCCTACACCATTCGCGGCTACCACGAGGAGCCTTCGGCCAACGCCCGCAGTTTCACTGCCGATGGGTTCTACCGCACCGGCGACGTGGTGCGCCGCCTGCCCGGCGGCTATCTCGAGGTGCGCGGCCGGGCAGGCGATCACATCAACCGCGCCGGCGAGAAGATCTCGGCCGAGGAGGTCGAGGATCATCTGATCGCCCACGAAGCTGTCTTCGACGCCGCGGTGGTCTCGGTGCCCGACCGGTTCCTCGGCGAGAAGACCTGCGCTTTCGTGGTGCGTAGCGATGCGGTCGAGGTGCAGTCAAAGGACCTCAAGGCCTTTGTCCGCAGCCGCGGCATCGCCGAGTTCAAGGTGCCCGACCAGATCGTCTTCGTGCCCGCTTTCGAGACCACCGCAGTGGGCAAGGTCAGCCGCAAGGCCCTGCGCGCCGCGCTGAAAGATAAATACCTGGAAAAAGGAGAGACCGCGTGA
- a CDS encoding phosphopantetheine-binding protein encodes MSLTQDKMRADIAEALEIAPEEITAEANLFDLGLDSMRLMSLVMTWQEADEKADLSEIWEHQTFAAWWGVVAAQHAGA; translated from the coding sequence GTGAGCCTTACGCAGGACAAGATGCGCGCCGATATTGCCGAGGCGCTGGAGATCGCCCCGGAGGAGATCACCGCCGAGGCCAATCTCTTCGATCTCGGGCTCGACTCCATGCGGCTCATGTCGCTGGTCATGACCTGGCAGGAGGCCGACGAAAAGGCGGATCTCTCAGAGATCTGGGAGCACCAGACCTTCGCCGCCTGGTGGGGCGTGGTCGCGGCCCAGCACGCCGGGGCCTGA